Proteins encoded within one genomic window of Nitrospina gracilis 3/211:
- the purN gene encoding phosphoribosylglycinamide formyltransferase, translated as MNSKAFKLGVLASGRGTNLQAIIDHIENGRLTAEIAVILSDRKNAQALERGRKHGIEAQFVDPKAFADKRAYNAELVRILQAKTVDLVCLAGYMRIVREPFFESFPNRIINIHPSLLPAFPGLDVQQKAIDYGVRFSGCTVHYVNEEVDGGPIIMQAVVPVEDGDTAETLSARILEKEHEIYPRAIQQIVDNRLRIENRRVVHAKSPERQP; from the coding sequence ATGAACTCAAAGGCTTTCAAACTGGGAGTGCTCGCCTCCGGGCGCGGCACCAACCTGCAGGCCATCATCGACCACATCGAAAACGGACGGCTGACCGCCGAAATCGCCGTCATCCTGAGCGACCGAAAAAACGCGCAGGCATTGGAGCGAGGGCGAAAGCACGGCATCGAAGCACAGTTTGTCGACCCCAAAGCCTTTGCCGACAAGCGGGCGTACAATGCGGAACTGGTAAGAATCCTTCAAGCCAAGACGGTCGATCTCGTCTGCCTCGCCGGGTACATGCGCATCGTGCGGGAGCCGTTTTTCGAATCGTTTCCGAACCGCATCATCAACATCCATCCTTCCCTTCTTCCGGCGTTTCCGGGTCTCGACGTGCAGCAGAAGGCCATCGATTATGGCGTCCGGTTTTCCGGATGCACGGTGCACTACGTGAATGAGGAAGTCGATGGCGGGCCCATCATCATGCAGGCGGTGGTGCCGGTGGAAGACGGCGACACGGCGGAAACCCTGTCGGCGCGCATCCTGGAGAAGGAACACGAGATATACCCAAGAGCCATCCAACAGATCGTGGACAACCGACTGCGCATCGAAAACCGCCGGGTGGTCCACGCAAAGAGTCCCGAAAGGCAACCATGA
- the lolA gene encoding outer membrane lipoprotein chaperone LolA: MKRIVQITAGIALLFFFAAPVLAESKQDIIAAIQKKYDATQSFKARFVQKSYLKVMDQTQEAKGEVFIKKPGRMKWTYNAPDPQVLISNNKLLWLYLPEESQVTRMKVDSIYSSNTPALFLSGEGKLTESFNVGKIQREDGNLVVELIPKTEEQGLDRLVLLADRNNFQIIGSSVYDKLGNRTQMMFEDIENNPGISDSQFQFQVPPGVELIDLAAQP; this comes from the coding sequence ATGAAACGCATCGTTCAAATCACCGCAGGCATCGCCCTGCTGTTCTTTTTCGCCGCCCCTGTGCTTGCGGAATCGAAACAGGACATCATCGCCGCCATCCAGAAGAAGTACGACGCGACGCAGTCCTTCAAGGCGCGATTCGTGCAGAAGTCCTACCTGAAGGTGATGGACCAGACTCAGGAGGCAAAAGGCGAGGTGTTCATCAAAAAGCCCGGCCGGATGAAATGGACCTACAACGCGCCGGATCCGCAGGTGCTCATCAGCAACAACAAACTGCTGTGGCTGTACCTGCCTGAAGAGTCGCAGGTGACACGCATGAAGGTGGACAGCATCTATTCCTCGAACACCCCCGCCCTCTTCCTGTCCGGAGAAGGCAAGCTCACCGAATCGTTCAATGTGGGCAAAATTCAACGTGAGGACGGCAACCTGGTGGTGGAATTGATTCCCAAAACCGAAGAACAGGGCCTGGACCGTCTGGTGCTTTTGGCCGACCGGAATAATTTCCAAATCATCGGGTCCAGTGTGTATGATAAATTAGGGAACCGGACACAGATGATGTTTGAAGATATCGAAAACAACCCCGGCATTTCCGATTCCCAGTTTCAGTTCCAGGTGCCTCCGGGCGTGGAATTGATCGACCTTGCCGCTCAACCCTGA
- the rseP gene encoding RIP metalloprotease RseP, whose amino-acid sequence MFDVAAISLDSIAAFGIDMFVFLLGLAALIFVHELGHFLIARKCGVIVEKFSLGFGPKIVGFKQGGTEYLIAAIPLGGYVKMKGEDPGEELGDTTGSFSHANVYHRIAIAFGGPLFNILFAILIYVIVFMNGVPTLGTTVGMVRDDSPALAAGIETGDRIVEVNGQEIRFWDQLLQIVHDAPGEPMQFVVEKDGKSLVEKTITPVSEEIVNLWGEKETVGLIGITPLVRRIADVEEGSAADKAGIQKGDVLLEINNTPIRGWQDLKTAAMDHPGKQLDVTVLREDGMTYDLKLTPKPEKMKDETGKDITIGQLGVALQGEMEVEQYGIIGSMWRSVEETWKLTYLIAVSVKKMIFGSVSAENIGGPIMIFQFYGQQAEQGFNQIIRLTALLSINLGLINLFPIPILDGGHIMFFLIEILKGKPVSERSRERAAQVGLFMILFLMIFAFYNDIMRIMK is encoded by the coding sequence ATGTTTGACGTCGCCGCAATCTCCCTGGATTCCATCGCCGCCTTTGGCATCGACATGTTCGTGTTCCTGCTGGGCCTGGCCGCCCTGATATTCGTTCACGAACTCGGTCATTTCCTGATCGCGCGCAAGTGCGGAGTGATTGTTGAAAAATTCTCGCTCGGCTTCGGGCCGAAAATCGTCGGTTTCAAACAGGGCGGCACGGAATACCTCATCGCCGCCATCCCGCTGGGCGGCTACGTAAAGATGAAGGGCGAAGACCCCGGCGAAGAACTGGGGGACACCACGGGTTCGTTTTCCCACGCCAACGTGTACCACCGCATCGCCATTGCCTTCGGCGGCCCCCTGTTCAACATCCTGTTTGCCATCCTGATTTACGTCATCGTGTTCATGAACGGCGTGCCCACGCTGGGCACCACCGTCGGCATGGTGCGGGACGACTCCCCGGCGTTGGCGGCAGGCATCGAGACCGGCGACCGCATCGTCGAGGTCAATGGACAGGAAATCCGGTTCTGGGACCAACTGCTGCAAATCGTGCACGACGCACCGGGGGAACCCATGCAGTTCGTGGTGGAAAAGGATGGCAAGTCTCTGGTTGAAAAAACCATCACTCCGGTTTCGGAAGAGATAGTCAATTTGTGGGGCGAGAAGGAAACCGTCGGCCTCATCGGTATCACGCCGCTGGTCAGGCGCATCGCCGACGTGGAGGAAGGATCGGCCGCGGACAAAGCAGGCATCCAGAAAGGCGACGTCCTGCTGGAGATCAATAACACGCCCATTCGGGGCTGGCAGGACCTCAAGACCGCCGCTATGGATCATCCGGGCAAGCAACTCGATGTCACCGTGCTCCGTGAAGACGGCATGACTTACGATCTCAAGCTGACGCCCAAGCCGGAGAAGATGAAAGACGAAACCGGCAAGGACATCACCATAGGTCAATTGGGTGTCGCCCTGCAGGGCGAGATGGAAGTCGAACAGTACGGCATCATCGGATCCATGTGGCGGTCGGTGGAAGAGACTTGGAAGCTCACCTACCTCATCGCCGTCAGCGTGAAGAAGATGATCTTTGGATCGGTGTCTGCTGAAAACATCGGCGGGCCCATCATGATATTCCAGTTTTACGGCCAGCAGGCAGAACAGGGATTCAACCAGATCATAAGGCTCACCGCGCTTCTCAGCATCAATCTCGGCCTGATCAACCTGTTCCCGATCCCCATTCTCGACGGCGGCCACATCATGTTTTTCCTGATCGAGATCCTCAAGGGCAAGCCGGTCAGCGAAAGAAGCCGCGAACGCGCGGCGCAGGTGGGCCTGTTCATGATCCTGTTCCTCATGATCTTCGCGTTCTACAACGACATCATGCGCATCATGAAATGA